The Lipingzhangella halophila genome segment GAGTCGGCGATGGTGTCCGTGCCCGGGCTCGCCAACGAGAGCTGAGTGACCGGCCATGAGCGACCACCGAGCCACGACAGGCCACCATCTGCCCCCCGTGCCCCTGTACCAGGGTGTGCCCGAGAACCGCGATGCGTTCTGGGCGCGGCTGCGCCGGGACTACGGCGAGGTCGCACCGGTTCTGCTGGAGCCGGGCGTGCCCGCGTGGCTGTTGCTCTCCTACCGGGCCAACTACCGGGTGATGGTCGAGCACCAGACCTTCGCCCGCGACCCGCGCGAATGGCGCGACCTGGAGACCGGGGTCATCCCGCAGGACTCCGGAGTGCGGGCGATCAACGAGAAGCGGCAGTCGGTGCTGTACTCCGACGACGAGGAGCACCGCTTCCTCTCCAAAGGGCTCACGGCCGCCTTCGCCGCACTCGACCAGCACAGGGTCGCCCGTGAGATCACCCAAGTGTCCGAGGAGCTGATCGACGGCTTCTGCGAGCGCGGACACGCCGAGCTCATCGGCGAGTACGCGCGCCTGCTGCCGTTGCACGTCCTGTGCCGCCTCTTCGGGCTGGACTCCGAGGAGGTGACCGGGATCGCCGGGCACGTGGAGAAGCTCTGGGAGGGCGGCGCCGAGGCGCCGGCGGCGGCCGCCGCCATCAAGGTGGTGCTGACCGACATCGCCCGGAGAGCCCGTGCCCGGCCGGGCGATGACCTCCCGTCGCACCTGGTGGCCGCCGGCCAGAGCGACGACCAGATCTGCGACCAGCTCACGCTGATCATCGCCGGCACGAACGACATGGTGACGCACTCGATCGGAGCGATCCTGCGCACCCTGCTGATCGACGAGCGGCTGGCCTCCGACCACGCCCACTCGCAGTTGCTGATCTCCGAAACGGTCAACCACGTCCTGATGCGCGCCACGCCCGTGGAGGTGCTCGTCGGCCGCTTCCCCCGGCACGATGTGCGCATCGGGAACTACGAGATCAGGGCGGGCGACTGCGTGGTCTTCGGCTTCGCCGCGGCCAACGCAGACCTCCTCGACGGGGCCTCGCCCGACCAGGCCAGGTCCACGCGCGCGCACCTGACCTTCGGGACCGGGGTGCACCGCTGCCCGCGCTATGGTCGCGACCTCGGGCTCGAAATGGCCGAGGTCGCGACCGCCGCCATCACCCACCGGCTGCCGGACCTCGCGCTGGCCGAGCATCCCGCCGAGCACCGCTGGATCCCGCACGTCAACATCCGCGGCCTCGTCGATCTCAAGGTCCGTTTCACCCCGGTCGCCCCCCGCCAGCGAAGTGCCGAATCCGCGCAGCGCCGCCCCGCACCGCACCCCCAGCCGAACCCGGCAGCACCACCACCCGACCCGACCGCGCCGAGCCCTTCCGCGGTGGCACGCGGGCTACGCACGCTCGCCAGCAAGGTCAGGCGCTGAGGCGGGGAGCTGCGACGAACCGCGCGCTTGGGCCGGGAACCCCCGCCTCTGTTCGGCGGCCTTGGCGTCGAGGCGGAGGGCTGTTGCCGGGTGAGCGCGAGGGCCGCGCCGGCACCCGATGACACCGCGCGAGCGCGTTCGCGCGCGGCGCGCTAACGTTTTGCGGTGTGGCCACCGAATCCGCACCGCAGAACCAGGCCGTCCCGCGCCGCCGCAACCCGGCGCGCCGGCGCGCCATCCTCGACGCCGCCGACGCCGTGATCCAGCGCGATGGTCCGGACGCTTCGATGTCGGCCATCGCGGCCGAGGCCGGCATCAGCAAGCCGATCCTCTACCGCCACTTCGGGGACAAGAGCGGCTTGTACCGGTCGCTCGCGGAACGGCACGTCGACCCCCTTGTCGACCGCGTCCGGTCCGAGCTCTACGGCGACGACGGCCTGGAGCGGCGCACCAGGGCCACGGTCGGGGTCTATCTGCAGATGATCCGCCGGAACCTGAACCTGTACCGGTTCCTCATGGACCGCGCCACGGCCGAGGACCCCGGGACCCGCGGCCACCTCGGGCTCATGGTGCGCCGGATGGCCGAGGACCTGGCCGAGACCCTGGTCGACCGCGGGTACTACGACGACCACGTGCGCGCCCAGATCGTCGCGCACGGTGTCGTGGGGATGGTCCAGGCGGCGGGGGAGTGGTGGCTGGGACACCCGGAGGTCGCCGCCGAGGACGTGCTTGAGGACCTGGTCGCCGCGGTCGTCGGGGCGATCAAGGGGCAGAGGCCAGCGGCGCCGGGCTAATCCCGCGGTTGTCGTACACGAGTTCTATTCATTCCTTGACCGGTATATAACCACCGTGGAATAGTGGCCACTGCGGCGGCGTTCGAGCTACGCGCTCACGCGGCGGATTCCAGGACCGCCCAGGGGAGTCATGGCCGGGACATGACTCCCGCGCGCCCGCACATGGCGGACGACCACGAAGGGGACGACAAGCGATGACGGCATACGGAACCTGGCACGATGCCCAGGAGGGCGGCGGACACCTGCGATTCGAGCGCAGGTTCCGGCATCCGGTGGAGAAGGTCTGGCGCGCCATCACCGAGCAGGACCAGTTGGCCGCGTGGATGCCGGGCCAGGTCGAGATCGAGCCGCGCCAGGGCGGGACGTTCCGCTGGAACTTCCCCGACCAGGAAAGAATCGAGCCGCACTACGGTACGGTCACCGCGTTCGAACCGCCCCGGCTGCTGGAGATCTTCACACCGGGCGCGGTCTCTGATCTCGACTGGGTCAAAGACCAGAGCCTGCGGTTCGAGCTGAGGTCCGACCCGGAGGGCTGCCTGCTCGTGTTCACCGCGACGGTTGAGGACCGGGCATCCGCGGCCAGCTTCGCGGCCGGCTGGCAGACATGCCTCGCCGCTCTGCACGACGTCGTCAACGGCACGCCGGTCGAGCTGGACGAGAGCCCCGACCGGTACGTGGCGCTGTTCGAGGAGTACACGCGGCGCTTCGGGCTGTGCGACGGAACCGCGGAGCGCACGGGCGACGGGTGGACGGTGCGTTTCGAACGGCAGTTCATGCTGCCCGGCGTCGACGCCGTCTGGGCGGCGCTGACCGGAGGGGACGAAGCCCGGCTCGCCGAGGCCGGCGGGGAGCCTCCCCTGCCCATGACCAACGACTACGTTCCCGCGGCCGAGGTGACCGAGGTCGAACCGCCCACCGTGGTCGAGTACGCGTGGCGGTCCGGCGCCGGCACCGGCGGCCGGGTGCGCTGGGAACTGCGGGAAGGCCCCGGCTTCGGCGCGCGGATCGTGCTGACGCAGACGCTCCCCGGGTCCGCGACCGAGGAGCGGCTCACCGCGCTGGCCGCCTGGCACACGCACCTGGAAGTGTTCGCGCGGAGCCTCCAGGGCGAGGTCGTGTGCCCCTGGCCCGAGGAACGGACACAGGAACTGCGGGAGTACTACGCGAACGCGGCCGTGTGGGGCTGAGCGGCGAGCCGCGTCCACGATCCGCGGAGCCGGGGTGCGGGGGAAAGCTCCGCGCCGCCGCGGTCGCCGGGGCGATCGCCGGACAGCGTGCCGCGGGACAGGCCTGACCGCGGGGTTCCGTAACCGGCCACGAGAAGGGGCGGCGGGGTCTCTGCGCGGCCGCCGGGGCGGGATGGCCGGACTAGGCTGTGTCCGTGAGCAACGGCAGGCCACCCACCAGCCACGACGTTGCCAGTCTGGCTGGGGTCTCGCAGTCGACCGTCTCGCTGGTGTTCCGCGGGGCCGCCAGCGGGCGGGTCAGTGAGCGTACCCAGCGGGCCGTCGTCGACGCCGCGCGCCAACTCGGGTTCAGGCCCAACGCCGACGCCCGGCGGCTGCGGACCGGGGGTCCGCCCATGGTGCTCATCGCCATCCCCGACATCGTGAATCCGTTCTTCGCGCGGGTCTTCACCGGTGCGCGAGCCGCGGCCCGCGAAGCCGGGTTCCAGGTGGTGCTCTCCGTCCAGCGCGACCTGGACTCGGTCGCGGCCGACGTGACCGGCCAGCGGATCGACGCCGTGCTCGCGTGCTCGCTGCAGGACGGCGGGCGGCCGCTGGAGGACCCCGTCCCCGCGGTCGTGCTGGACGCCGAACCGCCGCAGGGCCAGAGCTCGGTGCGGTTCGACATCGCGCCGGCGCTGACCGAGCTGGTCGACCACCTGCACCGGCTCGGCCACCGCTCCATCGCCCACCTGCGCTCCGAGGTGCGCACCGCCACCTTCCGCGAGCGCACCGAGGCCGTTGACGCCGCCTGCGCGCGGCGCGGCATGAACCGGATGCCCGTCGCCTCCGCCCTGAACATCGACGCCGCCCGCGAGGCGGCTACGGCGCTGCTGCCGGCACCCGCGGGTTCCGGCGGGTGCCCCCCATTCACCGCTGTGGTCTGCGACGACGACGTCCTGTCGGTGGGGGTCTACAAGGCCGCCCAGGACCGCGGGCTGTCGGTTCCCGGTGACCTGTCGGTCTCCGGCATCGACAACGTCGACCTCGCCACGGCTGTCACGCCAGAACTGACCACCGTTGACCTTCCCGGCGAGGAGCTGGGGGCGACGGGCATGCACCGCCTCATCGCCCACCTGGAGCGGGGCGGCGGGTCGCGGGGCGGCACGGGCGGCGCCGCCACGACCGAGTGCGTGCGGCTTCCCGCGCGGCTGCTCATCAGGGGCTCTACCGCTCCTCCGGCCGATCCTGCGTCGCGTGGCTGACCTCGGCCGCTGCCGCCGGGTTCTGCGCCGCGGCCCCCGGCTCGCCGCTCACGCGCAACGACAGCAGCGCCGCGGTCACCGTCACCGCACCGGTCACGACGAAGACGCCCGACGCCCCCGCCATGTCGGCGGCCACCCCGGCGAGCGCGGTCCCCAGCGCGCTGCCGCACATGAACATCGAGATCAACCAGGAGAACGCCTCGGTCGTGGTCCCCTGCGGTGCTAACCGGCCCAACAGCAGGAACGTGCAGGCCAGGGCGGGCGCCAGGAACAGGCCGGACAGCCCGGCCAGCACCGTCATCAGCGCGACACCCGGCATGAGCAGCAGCGGCAGGTAGCACAGCGCGAGCCCGGCCAGCAGCACGCGGAAGCGCCGGGCCGGGGGCAGCGGAACCCGAACCGCGCCGTAGGTCAGGCCGCCGATGAGCGCGCCCAGGCCGTTGGCGCTGAGCAGCAGCCCGGAGACATCGCGGCTGGCGGCCTCCTCGGAGTAGGCCACAGCACCCACCGCGAGCGCGCCCAGCGCCGCCCCTACGAACACGAAGCACACCAGTACGCGGCGCACCTGCGGTTCCACCAGAGGACCAAGCCAGTTGGCCTTGCGCGGCACTGGCCGCCACCGGCGCACCGGGCGCAAGGAGGCGAAGACGGCCGCGCCGACCACCGTGATCAGCGCGGTGGCGAGGACGGCGTGCATTGGCAGGAACAGCGCGGCCACCGCGCTCACCAGCAGCGGCGCGGTGACGAAGATGACCTCCTGTAGTGCGGCGTCCAGCGAATAGGCCGTCTCGCGTTCCTGCTCGTCGGACACGAGCGTGGGCCACACCGACCGCAGGCACGACTCCAGCGGCGGTGTCAGGGCTCCGGCGACTGCTGTCAGCGGCAGCGCCGCCGCCAGTGGCGCGTCCGGAGCCAGCGCGAGCACCGCGAACGCGGCAGCGGAGGCCGCTCCGCTCGTGAGGAGCACAAGCGGCTGCCCGTAGAAGTCGACGATCCTGCCCAGCACGGGGCCGCCGACCGCGGTCCCGACGCCGTAGACGGCGATCAGCAGCCCGACGACGCCGAAGTCCACTCCCTCATGGCGGAACAGCAGCGTGAGCGCGAGGACCGCCATCCCGTTGGGCAGGCGGCCCATGATGTTGGTCGTCAGCGCCGTGCGGACGTGCGGCTTGCGGAGCAGGGCCAGATACGGCTGCAGCACGTGCGTCCCCCTTCGGTCGGTAGGGAGGGCAGCGGAAGTACTACGTAGTACGTAACCTCCGCCGCAGGCTTGCACATCCCCGGATTCCCGGCAAGTACGCGCAGGGGTGCCTACCGGCGCACCGCGCCGTACACCGGAGAACAGGAGGAGGGCACTCTGGGAACCATCCGCTGGATGCCGGGGTTTAACCGCGTGCCAAGACCCCGGCCGCCGCGACCGCGGACTACCCCTCCCGTACCTTCTCGACCGACCGGACCATCAGATCCTGCAACTCCGCCAGGTCATCCTCGTCGGGGACGGCTTCCTCCGCCTCTCGCTCCTCCCGTTCCTCCTGGAAGTCTTGGAACGAGTGGTGGGACGGGGACTCGTTTGGGCTGGGCAGGTCGGGAACCGAGAAACGGGGAGTCTCCACGAACGCCACCTCCGTTGTGGTGATCATGACGTCGTCGACCGTGGTCACCGCCGTGTAGACGGTGATGTCGACCTGATCCACGGACACCGCGACGCTGAGGCCCAGGAAGTCCTGCGGCATCTTCTCCAGCTCGAAGAGCGCGAGCCGCATGTCGCCCTCCTCGCCGTCGACGGTGACGCTGGCGTCGGAGCACGCTGAGACAACGTCGTCGACCTCACCGGTCCGCACCGGGGCCTCCCCAACGTCGCCCCCGTCCATCAGGACATGGCTGAAGACCGAGCCGTCCTCCGGAGAGTCGCCCTTGGTGGCGGAGTGTCCCTCAAGATTGTAGGAGTCGGCCGTCTGCTCGACCGGACTGTCCAGGTACTCCGCGCACTCGGTGGGGGTGACCTCGTCGAACTCGTTGGTGGGCATCCAGGAGCTCCATGGGTCGTTCAGTTCGCTGTGGTCGATCTGCTCCAGTTCGTAGCCGTCCGGGTAGTCGCTCTGGGTGAGCAGTAGCCTGCGCAGATCCCCACTGGGATGGACCTTCGGTTCGGACAAACCGCACGCGGCGAGCGACACCAGCACGAGCGCCATGACGCCAGGGAGGAATTGGGATCGGGGCATGGGACAGATGATGGCAGCGGGCGCGGCACCGGCGAGACGCTGCCAGGTGCCCCAAAATGGTCATCGCCGGCGGTAAACCGCAGGCAATGAACGCGGTATCACTCACCGGGACGCGATCTGCCCCACCGCGGCCTTTGCGGTGCGCCCCGCGCCGATCAGGGTGGCCGAGGCGAAGCCGGTCCAGTTGCCGTAGCCCAGCAGGTGCAGCCGCGGCTCGGTGCGGCACCGCGTGCCGTCCGTAGTGACGCGGCCGGCCTCGTCGGCTACGCCGAGCGGCGACAGGTGGTCCAGTACCGGCCGGAAACCGGTGCACCAGATGACGGCGTCGAACTCCCGGAACCGGTCGTCCGGCCATTCGGCGCCGTGCGGGGTGAGGCGGTCGAACATCGGCTCGGCCCGCAGCACGCCGCGGTCCCGGGCGGCGCGCACCGGCGGTGTCTGGACGATGTCGCCGAGGTCCGCGGTCCCGCGGTCGTGGAGCCCTTCCCGGCGCGCCGCGGCCTGCCGGGTGGCGATGTCGAACAGCGCTCGACCGTCGACGTCCTCCGGTAGCAGGCGCGGCGGGCGCCGGGTGACCCAGGTGGTCTCGGCCCACTGGGACACCTCGGCGAGGATCTGCGCCGCGGAGTTCCCGCCTCCTACAACCAGTACCCGCTGCCCGGAGAACTCGGCCGGCTTGCGGTAGTCGACCGTGTGCGGTTGCTGGCCGGCGAACGAGTCCCGGCCCGGGTAGGGCGGTACGTGGGGCGCGCGCCAGGTCCCGGTGGCACTGACCACGTGCCGGGCGTGCCAGGTACCCGCGTCGGTGACCACAGCGAGGAGGTTCCCGTGCGGGCGCACCTCGCGGACGTGGACCGGGCGCCGCACCGGTAGGCCGTACCGCCGCTCGTAGGCGGTGAGGTAGTCCACGACGTGATCGGCGGTGGGAAACGGCTCGCCCTCCTGGGCGGGCATCCACCAGCCCGGCAGCATGCTGTGCTCGGCGGGCGAGAACATCCGCAGCGACTCCCAGAAGTGCTGCCAGGCCCCACCGGGGCTCTCCTCCCGATCCAGGATGACGAAGTCGGCGCCGGACCGGCGCAGGTAGTAGCCGGCCGCCAGCCCCGCCTGGCCCCCGCCGACGACCACGACGTCGAGCGTCTCACCCGTGGGCATCCGATCTCCTCACCTAGCACCATCCCGCCTCGGGCCAACACGGTGGACGGATTCGCTCATCCCGCTTGGCGTGGTGTCTGGCGAGGCGGACCAGACGGGAGGTCGGACACGGTGCCCTCATCCGCTGGTTCCTCTCGCCGGTCAGCGAACCAACGGTGATACCTCTGCGTCTCCTCGGGAGGTGCCGCGGCGATGACGGCGTCGAGCATGGCACGCGCGGACTCGAGCTCACCGATCGCGCCGCTGATGCGGGCGCGCTCCCGGTACAGGTCGACGAGCATCTCCGCGCAGGTCGGCGCCACGTGCTCGCCCGCGTCGCCCATGCAGGGCAGCACCTCGGCGATGGTGGAGGTGGCAAGCCCGGCGGCGAGCAGTGTGCGCACCCGCCGGACGGTGCCGACGTCGGACTCGTTGTACTCGCGGTAGCCGCTCGGCCCGCGCAGCGGGTGCAGCAGACCCTGCTCCTCGTAGTAGCGCAGCAGCCGCGCGCTGACCCCTGTGCGGCGGGACAGCTCCCCTATACGCATGCGCCTCCCAACGCCGGCTTGACTCTCACACCAATGTGAAGCTCTAGCTTAACCGGCATGCCGAACCGACGAATCGCGCCCAAGGGCGGTCCCCAACCGCCCGCAGCGCCGGGTACACACGTCCTGCCCACCCTCGGCCGAGGCCGCGCCGCACGGGGGAGGACACGGTGACCGAGAGCCAGAGCCGAACGCCGGCCCCGGCAACGCGCCGGCAGTGGACCGGGCTGGCGGTGCTGTTCCTGCCAACCCTCGTGGTGAGCATGGACATCAGCGTGCTGTACCTGGCGGCCCCGCACATCAGTGCCGACCTGCGGCCCAGCAGTACCCAGACGCTCTGGATCACCGACGTCTACGGGTTCCTGACCGCCGGGTTCCTCATCGTCATGGGCACGCTGGGAGACCGCATCGGGCGACGGCGGCTGCTGGTGATCGGGGCGGGCGCCTTCGGTGTGCTCTCGCTCGCAGCGGCCTACGCTCCCAGCGCCGAAGCGCTGATCCTGGCCCGCGCCCTGCTGGGGATCGCAGGGGCGACCCTCATGCCCTCCACCCTGGCCCTGATCAGCACCATGTTCCCCGCCCCCAACCAACGGTCGCTGGCCATTGGCGCGTGGGTGACCACCATGTCCGTTGGCGTCTCGACCGGCCCACTGATCGGGGGCGCCCTCCTGCAGTACTTCTGGTGGGGCTCGGTGTTCCTGGTGGGGGTACCAGTCATGCTGCTGCTGGTGGCGAGCGCGCGGGTGGTGCTCCCCGAGTACCGCGATCCCGCCGCCGGCAGGCTGGACCTGGCCAGCGCGGCGCTCTCCCTGGCCGCCATCCTGCCGGTCGTCTACGGGCTCAAGCGGATTGCCGAGGGCGCCCTCGACACCCAGGCGTCTCTCGCGCTCGCGGGGGGTGTGGCCGTTGGTGTGGTGTTCGTGCGCCGGCAGCGCGCATCACCGGATCCACTGGTCGACGTGCGGCTGTTCCGGGGAGCCGCGTTCGGCGCCGCACTGGCGCTGCTGTTGTTCGGCATGGTGGCCATCAACGGTGTCGAGTACCTGTTCCCGCAGTACCTGCAGCTCGTCGTGGGGATGCCGCCCCTGGCGGCAGGGTTGTGGACGCTGCCCGGAGCGCTGGCGGTCGTCGCGGGATCCCTGGCCGCGCCGGTTGCCGCACGCCGACTTCCCCCGGCTTACGTGGTGGCTGCCGGGGCGGCGCTCGCGTCGCTCGGTTTCGGGGCCATGTCCCTGGTGGGGTCCACGCCCGGTTTCGCGGTCCTGGTAGCTGGTCTCGTGGTGGCCCAGCTTGGAGTCGCTCCGATCCTCGTGCTCGGCACCGACCTCGTCGTCGGGGCGGCTCCGAGGGAGCGGGCGGGTTCGGCCTCGGCGGTGTCGGAGACCAGTGGCGAGCTGGGGGTCTCGCTCGGAATCGCGCTCATGGGCAGTGTGAGTACCGCGGTCTACCGCACGGAGGTCTCCGGATCGGTGCCCGCCGGCGTCCCCCCTGAGGAGGCCGAAACAGCCCACGACACGTTGGGCGGCGCCGTGGCGGTGGCCGAGCGCCTTCCTGCCGCACAGGCCAGTGAGCTTCTCGACACCGCACGCATGGCCTTCACCCAGGCTGTGGGCGTCGGCTCCGGCGTCAGTGCCGCGATCGCCGCTGCCCTCGCGGTTGTCGCCGTGGCGCTGCTGCGTGGAACGCGTGCCAGTACAACGTCCGAAGCCGAGGGGGAGCGCGCGGAAGACTGAGCCCGCACCGTGCCCGGTTCGTCGCCGTCCCGCTCGTCTGTCGAGCTGTGGGTAGCCAGGGCCGGGGGACACGTCGAGCGGAGTACCGCCGCGGAGGCCAAGACCCACCGGGTGGCGAATGCGCGAACGCTCCCGCCACCCGGCGCGGGCATTGTCGTTGCGTTACCGCCGCGGGTCAGGCATGCGCGAGCCGGCCGAGCATCCGCGGCAGCTCCCCCTCGTGGACGACCGTGAGCCTGCGGGTGGCGCGGGTGATCGCCACGTAGAGGTCGTGCCCCCCGGTGGGGGAGGCATCGAGGACTCCCGCCGGATCGACCACCACGACCGCGTCGAACTCCAGCCCTTTGGACTGGGTGGGGGTGAGGACGGCCACGGGATTGTCCAGGGCGTCCGGTGTCGCCTCCGCTGCGGCGTCGGGGAGCGCGGCGGCGGTGGCTGCGTGCCGCGCGGCCGGCGTGAGCACCGCGAGACGCCCCTCACCGATCGCCGCCAGCTCCGCTGCGACCAGCGCGCGCAGCTCGCCGGCCAGCGCGCCGGGGGAGACGCGGACCGCCCGGGGAGCGGACTCGCCGTCGCGCACCGACTCGGGCGGGTCCTGCTCAGGCGCGACTTCCCGCAGCACGTCGGCCGCGACCTCCATGATCTGGGCCGGGGTGCGGTAGTTGACCAGGAGCCGCTCCTCGTGGAGCCGGCCGTGGACGTAGCGGTCCAGCATCGCGTGCCAGGAGCGCGCTCCCGCGGCGCTCCCGGTCTGGGCGAGGTCGCCCACCACGGTCAGGGACCTGGTCGGGACGCGGCGCATGACCACCCGCCAGGCCATCTCGGACAGCTCCTGCGCCTCGTCCACGATCACGTGCCCGTAGGCCCACTCGCGGTCGGCCGCGGCCCGGTCCGCCGTGGTCTGGGCGGGACCGGAGTCGCGGTGGCGCTCGGCGATCCTGGCCGTGTCCAGCAGGTCGTCCGCGGGCAACCCGTCCTCGACCAGTCCGGTGACCTCCAGGACGCCCCGGGCGTAGTTCTCCTCCTCGC includes the following:
- a CDS encoding TetR/AcrR family transcriptional regulator produces the protein MATESAPQNQAVPRRRNPARRRAILDAADAVIQRDGPDASMSAIAAEAGISKPILYRHFGDKSGLYRSLAERHVDPLVDRVRSELYGDDGLERRTRATVGVYLQMIRRNLNLYRFLMDRATAEDPGTRGHLGLMVRRMAEDLAETLVDRGYYDDHVRAQIVAHGVVGMVQAAGEWWLGHPEVAAEDVLEDLVAAVVGAIKGQRPAAPG
- a CDS encoding SRPBCC domain-containing protein, whose product is MTAYGTWHDAQEGGGHLRFERRFRHPVEKVWRAITEQDQLAAWMPGQVEIEPRQGGTFRWNFPDQERIEPHYGTVTAFEPPRLLEIFTPGAVSDLDWVKDQSLRFELRSDPEGCLLVFTATVEDRASAASFAAGWQTCLAALHDVVNGTPVELDESPDRYVALFEEYTRRFGLCDGTAERTGDGWTVRFERQFMLPGVDAVWAALTGGDEARLAEAGGEPPLPMTNDYVPAAEVTEVEPPTVVEYAWRSGAGTGGRVRWELREGPGFGARIVLTQTLPGSATEERLTALAAWHTHLEVFARSLQGEVVCPWPEERTQELREYYANAAVWG
- a CDS encoding MFS transporter, translating into MTESQSRTPAPATRRQWTGLAVLFLPTLVVSMDISVLYLAAPHISADLRPSSTQTLWITDVYGFLTAGFLIVMGTLGDRIGRRRLLVIGAGAFGVLSLAAAYAPSAEALILARALLGIAGATLMPSTLALISTMFPAPNQRSLAIGAWVTTMSVGVSTGPLIGGALLQYFWWGSVFLVGVPVMLLLVASARVVLPEYRDPAAGRLDLASAALSLAAILPVVYGLKRIAEGALDTQASLALAGGVAVGVVFVRRQRASPDPLVDVRLFRGAAFGAALALLLFGMVAINGVEYLFPQYLQLVVGMPPLAAGLWTLPGALAVVAGSLAAPVAARRLPPAYVVAAGAALASLGFGAMSLVGSTPGFAVLVAGLVVAQLGVAPILVLGTDLVVGAAPRERAGSASAVSETSGELGVSLGIALMGSVSTAVYRTEVSGSVPAGVPPEEAETAHDTLGGAVAVAERLPAAQASELLDTARMAFTQAVGVGSGVSAAIAAALAVVAVALLRGTRASTTSEAEGERAED
- a CDS encoding MFS transporter, whose protein sequence is MLQPYLALLRKPHVRTALTTNIMGRLPNGMAVLALTLLFRHEGVDFGVVGLLIAVYGVGTAVGGPVLGRIVDFYGQPLVLLTSGAASAAAFAVLALAPDAPLAAALPLTAVAGALTPPLESCLRSVWPTLVSDEQERETAYSLDAALQEVIFVTAPLLVSAVAALFLPMHAVLATALITVVGAAVFASLRPVRRWRPVPRKANWLGPLVEPQVRRVLVCFVFVGAALGALAVGAVAYSEEAASRDVSGLLLSANGLGALIGGLTYGAVRVPLPPARRFRVLLAGLALCYLPLLLMPGVALMTVLAGLSGLFLAPALACTFLLLGRLAPQGTTTEAFSWLISMFMCGSALGTALAGVAADMAGASGVFVVTGAVTVTAALLSLRVSGEPGAAAQNPAAAAEVSHATQDRPEER
- a CDS encoding LacI family DNA-binding transcriptional regulator, encoding MSNGRPPTSHDVASLAGVSQSTVSLVFRGAASGRVSERTQRAVVDAARQLGFRPNADARRLRTGGPPMVLIAIPDIVNPFFARVFTGARAAAREAGFQVVLSVQRDLDSVAADVTGQRIDAVLACSLQDGGRPLEDPVPAVVLDAEPPQGQSSVRFDIAPALTELVDHLHRLGHRSIAHLRSEVRTATFRERTEAVDAACARRGMNRMPVASALNIDAAREAATALLPAPAGSGGCPPFTAVVCDDDVLSVGVYKAAQDRGLSVPGDLSVSGIDNVDLATAVTPELTTVDLPGEELGATGMHRLIAHLERGGGSRGGTGGAATTECVRLPARLLIRGSTAPPADPASRG
- a CDS encoding MerR family transcriptional regulator, encoding MRIGELSRRTGVSARLLRYYEEQGLLHPLRGPSGYREYNESDVGTVRRVRTLLAAGLATSTIAEVLPCMGDAGEHVAPTCAEMLVDLYRERARISGAIGELESARAMLDAVIAAAPPEETQRYHRWFADRREEPADEGTVSDLPSGPPRQTPRQAG
- a CDS encoding ArsO family NAD(P)H-dependent flavin-containing monooxygenase, encoding MPTGETLDVVVVGGGQAGLAAGYYLRRSGADFVILDREESPGGAWQHFWESLRMFSPAEHSMLPGWWMPAQEGEPFPTADHVVDYLTAYERRYGLPVRRPVHVREVRPHGNLLAVVTDAGTWHARHVVSATGTWRAPHVPPYPGRDSFAGQQPHTVDYRKPAEFSGQRVLVVGGGNSAAQILAEVSQWAETTWVTRRPPRLLPEDVDGRALFDIATRQAAARREGLHDRGTADLGDIVQTPPVRAARDRGVLRAEPMFDRLTPHGAEWPDDRFREFDAVIWCTGFRPVLDHLSPLGVADEAGRVTTDGTRCRTEPRLHLLGYGNWTGFASATLIGAGRTAKAAVGQIASR
- a CDS encoding cytochrome P450, with the protein product MPLYQGVPENRDAFWARLRRDYGEVAPVLLEPGVPAWLLLSYRANYRVMVEHQTFARDPREWRDLETGVIPQDSGVRAINEKRQSVLYSDDEEHRFLSKGLTAAFAALDQHRVAREITQVSEELIDGFCERGHAELIGEYARLLPLHVLCRLFGLDSEEVTGIAGHVEKLWEGGAEAPAAAAAIKVVLTDIARRARARPGDDLPSHLVAAGQSDDQICDQLTLIIAGTNDMVTHSIGAILRTLLIDERLASDHAHSQLLISETVNHVLMRATPVEVLVGRFPRHDVRIGNYEIRAGDCVVFGFAAANADLLDGASPDQARSTRAHLTFGTGVHRCPRYGRDLGLEMAEVATAAITHRLPDLALAEHPAEHRWIPHVNIRGLVDLKVRFTPVAPRQRSAESAQRRPAPHPQPNPAAPPPDPTAPSPSAVARGLRTLASKVRR